One Artemia franciscana chromosome 15, ASM3288406v1, whole genome shotgun sequence genomic window carries:
- the LOC136036304 gene encoding uncharacterized protein LOC136036304 produces the protein MKYPPMIDIRYVIRLASHIQNPTKHRKPEMPLYMVLSKSVDHSSELTQAVHRVNHRHSVDQSKIKIILQNSDKIRSSILSSSSFKNAKKSTDVEVGLDASTVKVKTKELRPIQFSSHSKSVQEHSHSIDNAPDLSKPPCLSQTSLLACIEQMSNSLAILQNSLQEKNMPLDDDAFVAVAELKQVRDTLKMAISSNHSEVSCTTAPHNVINSGNTSFALDALSLEEAEEVTDQSVLVKSVLHAPFSTGNHI, from the exons ATGAAATACCCTCCTATGATTGACATTCGGTACGTGATTCGTTTAGCAAGCCATATTCAAAATCCTACAAAGCATAGGAAGCCAGAGATGCCTTTATATATGGTTTTATCCAAATCAGTTGATCACTCCTCAGAGTTAACTCAAGCAGTTCATCGCGTTAATCATAGACATTCTGTGGATcagtcaaaaatcaaaataatcctACAAAATTCGGATAAA attAGGTCTTCCATACTTTCAAGTTCTAGTTTCAAGAATGCAAAAAAATCTACAGATGTGGAGGTTGGACTAGATGCATCTACTGTCAAGGTCAAAACAAAAGAGTTAAGACCTATACAATTCTCAAGCCATAGTAAAAGCGTTCAAGAACATTCTCACAGCATAGACAAT GCTCCAGACTTGTCAAAGCCACCTTGTTTATCTCAAACCTCTTTGCTTGCCTGCATTGAACAGATGTCAAACTCTTTGGCGATACTTCAAAATAGCTTGCAGGAAAAAAACATGCCTCTTGATGATGATGCTTTCGTAGCTGTGGCGGAGCTCAAACAG GTACGAGATACACTAAAGATGGCAATCTCGTCTAATCACTCAGAAGTCAGTTGTACCACTGCTCCTCATAATGTTATCAACTCAGGGAACACATCCTTTGCTTTGGATGCTCTGTCTTTAGAAGAAGCTGAAGAGGTTACTGATCAATCGGTACTCGTGAAGAGTGTTCTGCATGCGCCATTTTCCACTGGAAATCATATTTGA